The proteins below are encoded in one region of Solenopsis invicta isolate M01_SB chromosome 8, UNIL_Sinv_3.0, whole genome shotgun sequence:
- the LOC105207989 gene encoding tether containing UBX domain for GLUT4, with protein MAANKTVVVLAPNGRRQNVRVTINTTILQVLEEVCQKQGYNADDYDIKHNRQILDPNTIFRFTGLPNNAQLEMVACTKMRAASNVTIGIQPEDGERILREFPPDTTLARALTEIYPDSDLERAVLIYMHREVCGREALEKTTLKSLGLNSGRAILRLIYRDHEQLKTQAHVSTPLLPKSVLADASSSDKDYQRVPSTSHCSKTINETINVPTKSISIMKNQEESGDEIKVETKDEGINTLNDKKQERDVSKIEVNHSSHEDHNDKQDRSITETCAAQENAYEIKFLGERNALVFNQAGTQALPRDELPDSFFDLDLHDAKTLLRDAKRRREQFEDAPLLTETQRQLDRDKHILDRLNKYRRAVIRIQFPDQFVLQGLFGPLETIQTVKDFIKSYLDNPDCEFTIYTTPPRHTLNPDARLIDENLVPSAIVYYSGQSSLKSSVKANLTDPRVAGIEAIKSRTATTRKEQDLTTESDRGTVVESNHVTPGPSGSGKSSSSSAQNQNKTPKWFKQAFK; from the exons ATGGCGGCAAACAAGACCGTGGTCGTCCTCGCGCCGAACGGCCGCCGGCAGAATGTGCGGGTTACGATCAACACGACGATCCTGCAG GTTCTGGAGGAGGTATGCCAGAAGCAGGGCTACAACGCCGACGACTATGACATTAA ACACAATCGGCAGATACTAGATCCTAACACGATATTCCGTTTCACCGGCTTGCCGAATAACGCACAGCTGGAGATGGTGGCCTGTACGAAGATGCGTGCCGCGTCGAACGTCACCATCGGCATTCAGCCGGAGGACGGGGAAAGAATATTGCGCGAGTTCCCGCCGGACACGACTTTGGCTCGGGCGTTGACGGAAATCTATCCCGATTCTGACCTTGAGAGAGCTGTGTTGATATACATGCATCGTGAA GTGTGCGGTAGAGAAGCGTTAGAGAAAACGACGTTGAAGTCGCTAGGTCTCAATAGCGGAAGAGCGATATTAAGGCTGATATATCGCGACCATGAACAGTTAAAAACACAGGCACATGTATCTACGCCTTTGCTTCCAAAGTCAGTCCTTGCAGATGCTTCCTCGAGCGATAAAGATTACCAAAGAGTGCCATCTACATCACACTGTAGTAAGACAATAAACGAGACAATTAATGTGCCAACAAAAAGCATATCAATAATGAAAAATCAGGAAGAATCGGGAGATGAGATAAAGGTAGAAACGAAAGATGAGGGAATAAATACGCTCAATGATAAAAAACAAGAGAGAGATGTATCTAAAATAGAAGTAAATCATTCCAGCCATGAAGATCATAATGACAAACAAGATCGAAGTATCACAGAAACATGCGCAGCCCAGGAAAACGCGTATGAAATTAAGTTT TTAGGGGAGAGAAACGCTCTGGTGTTTAATCAGGCTGGGACTCAGGCATTGCCAAGGGATGAGTTGCCAGACAGTTTTTTCGATCTCGATCTACACGACGCGAAAACACTCTTGCGAGATGCTAAACGTCGCCGAGAACAGTTCGAGGACGCTCCGCTTTTGACAGAGACGCAGCGTCAGTTGGATCGTGACAAGCACATTCTGGACCGATTGAATAAGTATCGTCGCGCCGTGATTCGCATACAATTTCCCGATCAGTTCGTTCTTCAGGGTTTGTTTGGACCACTGGAGACCATCCAAACTGTTAAAGACTTCATCAAAAGCTATTTAGACAATCCAGATTGTGAATTCACTATCT ATACTACTCCACCAAGGCATACTTTAAACCCCGACGCACGACTAATAGACGAAAATCTTGTTCCTTCTGCTATCGTTTATTATTCCGGGCAATCATCGCTAAAGTCGAGTGTAAAAGCAAATTTGACAGATCCTAGAGTTGCCGGGATCGAAGCTATAAAGTCTAG AACCGCTACGACGCGGAAAGAACAAGATCTAACGACTGAAAGTGATAGAGGCACAGTTGTCGAGAGCAATCATGTCACTCCAGGACCGAGTGGTAGCGGCaaatcatcatcgtcatcagcTCAGAATCAAAACAAGACACCAAAATGGTTCAAACAGGCATTCAAATAA